In Pseudomonas fluorescens NCIMB 11764, a single window of DNA contains:
- a CDS encoding substrate-binding periplasmic protein has protein sequence MARRWLALTGFALFASLALAGEAVTTPAVIHLASEDWEDYTAADGHGLGWDVLREVFEPAGVKLDIRTEPYIRAIGLAQRGEVDACVGGYREEVSDLLYPRWNYDTDHIYALGLASNPAPTPETLGNYRLAWVRGYDFQNYLPNINRYNEVVRRTGILSMLTHDRADFYIDALTEVDYIVRQAKDPSQFRRTHIAELPLYLCFADTPKARELMALFDRRMEVLVKNGRLKPIFERWKQPYPFDSN, from the coding sequence ATGGCTCGACGCTGGTTGGCTCTGACGGGTTTCGCCCTGTTTGCTTCCCTCGCCCTGGCGGGGGAGGCAGTGACGACGCCAGCGGTGATTCATCTGGCCAGCGAAGACTGGGAAGACTACACCGCCGCCGATGGCCATGGTCTGGGTTGGGACGTGCTGCGTGAAGTCTTCGAGCCGGCCGGGGTCAAGCTGGACATCCGCACCGAACCTTACATTCGCGCCATCGGCCTGGCCCAGCGGGGTGAAGTGGACGCCTGTGTCGGCGGCTATCGCGAAGAAGTCAGCGACCTGCTGTATCCGCGTTGGAATTACGACACCGATCACATCTACGCCCTGGGGCTGGCCAGTAACCCGGCGCCGACCCCGGAGACCCTGGGCAACTATCGACTGGCCTGGGTTCGCGGCTATGATTTCCAGAATTACCTGCCCAACATAAACCGCTATAACGAAGTCGTTCGGCGCACTGGCATTCTGTCGATGCTGACCCACGACCGCGCCGATTTCTACATCGACGCGCTGACCGAGGTGGATTACATCGTCCGCCAGGCCAAGGATCCGTCCCAGTTCCGACGCACGCACATCGCGGAATTGCCGCTGTACCTGTGTTTTGCCGATACGCCCAAGGCGCGGGAGTTGATGGCTCTGTTCGACCGGCGAATGGAGGTGCTGGTCAAAAACGGCCGGCTGAAACCGATCTTCGAACGCTGGAAACAACCCTATCCCTTCGATTCGAACTGA
- a CDS encoding phosphatidylglycerophosphatase A family protein, whose amino-acid sequence MTDHPKQVPAEFVPPSVWRNPWHFLAFGFGSGTLPKAPGTWGSLVALPFIPLWQMLPDWGYWLMLGITMLFGFWLCGKVADDLRVHDHEGIVWDEMVGMWITLWLVPEGWYWLLAGFLVFRFFDILKPWPIHWIDRHVHGGVGIMLDDVLAGVFAWLAMQGLVWIFA is encoded by the coding sequence GTGACAGATCATCCCAAACAGGTTCCGGCGGAGTTCGTACCGCCGTCGGTCTGGCGCAATCCATGGCATTTCCTGGCGTTCGGCTTCGGTTCGGGCACCTTGCCAAAGGCACCGGGCACCTGGGGTTCCTTGGTTGCGCTACCCTTTATTCCGTTGTGGCAGATGCTGCCCGACTGGGGTTACTGGCTGATGCTGGGCATCACCATGCTGTTCGGCTTCTGGCTGTGCGGCAAAGTGGCCGACGATTTGCGGGTGCACGACCACGAAGGCATCGTCTGGGACGAAATGGTCGGGATGTGGATCACTCTCTGGCTGGTGCCGGAAGGCTGGTACTGGTTGCTCGCGGGTTTTCTGGTGTTCCGCTTCTTCGACATTCTCAAGCCGTGGCCGATTCACTGGATCGACCGGCACGTGCACGGCGGCGTCGGGATCATGCTCGACGACGTATTGGCCGGGGTGTTCGCGTGGTTGGCGATGCAGGGGCTGGTATGGATTTTCGCCTGA
- the thiL gene encoding thiamine-phosphate kinase: MGEFELIRNFFAAAPCAQGGEGVALGIGDDCALLAVPAGEQLAVSTDTLVAGVHFADPCDPFLLGQRSLAVAVSDLAAMGATPIAFTLALTLPSATADWLQAYARGLSLMAQSCGVALVGGDTTRGPLSLTMTVFGRVPAGKALTRSGAQVGDLLCVGGELGNAAGALPLVLGQRTAEAAIADPLLAHYWSPQPQLALGQALRGKATSALDISDGLLADCGHIALASKVGIQVERDRLPLSKALVAFLGQPGAEHAALSGGDDYVLAFTLPSVELSRMVADGWPIHVVGRVVTGQGVVLLDAAGQDITPQTRGYQHFRETP; encoded by the coding sequence ATGGGTGAGTTTGAGCTGATCCGCAATTTCTTCGCCGCCGCGCCTTGTGCGCAGGGCGGTGAGGGCGTTGCCCTCGGGATCGGCGATGACTGCGCCTTGCTGGCTGTTCCCGCCGGGGAGCAGTTGGCTGTTTCCACCGACACGCTCGTGGCCGGTGTGCATTTCGCAGACCCTTGCGACCCGTTTCTGCTCGGTCAGCGCTCGCTGGCCGTAGCCGTCAGTGATCTGGCTGCCATGGGCGCCACGCCCATCGCCTTTACCCTTGCCCTGACCTTGCCTTCGGCGACCGCCGATTGGCTGCAAGCGTATGCCCGTGGTTTGAGCCTCATGGCCCAGAGCTGTGGTGTGGCGCTGGTGGGCGGTGATACCACCCGCGGGCCGTTGAGCCTGACCATGACAGTGTTCGGACGTGTGCCGGCAGGCAAGGCGCTGACCCGCAGCGGCGCTCAGGTCGGCGATTTGCTGTGTGTCGGCGGTGAGCTGGGCAACGCCGCCGGGGCCTTGCCCCTGGTGCTCGGTCAGCGAACTGCCGAAGCCGCCATCGCCGATCCGTTGCTGGCGCATTACTGGTCGCCGCAACCGCAACTCGCGTTGGGTCAGGCATTGCGCGGCAAGGCGACGTCGGCGCTGGACATCTCCGACGGCCTGCTCGCCGATTGCGGGCACATTGCGCTCGCGTCGAAGGTCGGCATTCAGGTTGAACGGGACCGATTGCCGCTGTCGAAGGCTTTAGTGGCCTTCCTCGGTCAACCGGGTGCCGAACACGCTGCCCTGAGCGGCGGAGACGATTACGTGCTGGCCTTCACCTTACCGTCCGTCGAGTTGTCGCGGATGGTGGCAGATGGCTGGCCAATTCATGTGGTCGGGCGTGTGGTGACGGGGCAGGGTGTCGTGCTGCTGGATGCTGCCGGACAAGACATCACCCCGCAAACCCGGGGCTATCAACATTTTCGGGAGACACCGTGA
- the nusB gene encoding transcription antitermination factor NusB, whose protein sequence is MISDESDRFNPRDPKPADAGKPSKSVKRREARQLATQALYQWHMAKQSLNEIEAQFRVDNDFSDVDGAYFREILHGVPAQKDKIDAALKPCLDLTIEELDPVELAVLRLSTWELLERVDVPYRVVINEGIELAKVFGSTDGHKFVNGVLDKLAPRLREAEVKAFKR, encoded by the coding sequence GTGATTAGCGACGAAAGCGATCGTTTCAACCCGCGCGATCCAAAGCCTGCGGACGCCGGCAAGCCATCGAAAAGCGTCAAGCGTCGCGAAGCCCGTCAGCTCGCGACTCAGGCGCTGTACCAGTGGCACATGGCCAAGCAGTCGCTGAACGAGATCGAAGCGCAGTTCCGGGTCGATAACGATTTCAGCGATGTCGACGGCGCCTACTTCCGTGAAATCCTCCACGGGGTTCCTGCGCAGAAGGACAAAATCGACGCCGCGCTCAAGCCTTGCCTCGACCTGACCATCGAAGAGCTCGACCCGGTTGAACTGGCGGTATTGCGCCTGTCCACCTGGGAACTGCTCGAGCGCGTTGATGTGCCGTACCGCGTTGTGATCAACGAAGGTATCGAGCTGGCGAAAGTCTTCGGTTCCACCGACGGCCACAAATTCGTCAACGGTGTACTCGACAAGCTGGCCCCGCGTCTGCGTGAAGCTGAAGTGAAGGCGTTCAAGCGCTGA
- the ribH gene encoding 6,7-dimethyl-8-ribityllumazine synthase yields MTLKTIEGTFIAPKGRYALVVGRFNSFVVESLVSGAVDALVRHGVSESDITIIRAPGAFEIPLVAQKVAQKGEFAAIIALGAVIRGGTPHFEYVAGECTKGLAQVSMEFGVPVAFGVLTVDSIEQAIERSGTKAGNKGAEAALSALEMVSLLAQLEAK; encoded by the coding sequence ATGACCCTGAAGACCATCGAAGGTACCTTCATCGCCCCTAAAGGCCGCTACGCTCTGGTAGTGGGCCGTTTCAACAGCTTCGTCGTTGAAAGCCTGGTCAGCGGTGCAGTTGATGCCCTGGTTCGCCATGGCGTGAGCGAAAGCGACATCACCATCATCCGTGCGCCTGGCGCCTTCGAAATCCCGCTGGTTGCGCAGAAAGTCGCTCAGAAGGGCGAGTTCGCAGCCATCATCGCTCTGGGCGCGGTCATTCGTGGCGGTACTCCGCACTTCGAATACGTGGCGGGTGAATGCACCAAGGGCCTGGCCCAGGTGTCCATGGAGTTCGGCGTACCGGTCGCTTTCGGCGTGCTGACCGTTGATTCCATCGAGCAAGCCATCGAACGTTCCGGCACCAAGGCCGGTAACAAAGGTGCCGAAGCTGCCCTGTCCGCTCTGGAAATGGTCAGCCTGCTGGCGCAGTTGGAGGCCAAGTGA